From the genome of Blastocatellia bacterium, one region includes:
- the fliD gene encoding flagellar filament capping protein FliD yields the protein MFALVFAIFGASWLNQRNIQNLLGLNQSNLQTLLGLNQRALENLLTLNQHSTENLLALNQHSTENLLEQHRLSTENLLKQMEKRFDARFDTLMSEIRRLDQRIDALDQRLDKLEQRLSERVIH from the coding sequence ATGTTTGCGCTGGTATTCGCTATCTTTGGCGCATCCTGGCTCAACCAGCGCAATATCCAAAATCTATTGGGTCTGAACCAAAGCAACCTCCAAACTCTATTAGGGCTAAACCAACGCGCCCTCGAAAACCTGCTGACGCTGAATCAACACAGCACCGAAAATCTGCTTGCGCTGAATCAACACAGCACCGAAAACCTGCTTGAGCAGCATCGGCTCAGCACCGAAAACCTGCTTAAGCAGATGGAGAAACGATTTGATGCGCGATTTGATACTCTGATGTCAGAGATCAGGCGTCTTGACCAGCGCATTGACGCACTTGATCAACGTCTCGATAAACTCGAACAACGTCTCAGCGAGCGGGTCATTCATTGA
- a CDS encoding glycosyltransferase family 2 protein, which translates to MKITAIVITFNEEANITRALASLEWADEIIVVDSESRDRTTEIARQFTDRVVVRPWPGYSAQKNFAAAEASHDWIFSLDADEVVSESLRREIESLKRAPAPAAAGFEMPRLTFYLGRWIRHSGWYPDHKLRLYDRRRARWVGDYVHEGVAVDGAVARLAGDLLHFTVNDASEHHLRIDRYTTLAADADYAKGKRGALASIIFSPPLTFIRSYVFKLGFLDGLQGYAIARFAAHYAFLKNLKLWELSKGKGKPADQ; encoded by the coding sequence ATGAAGATCACCGCCATCGTCATTACCTTCAACGAAGAGGCGAACATCACCCGCGCGCTGGCTTCGCTTGAGTGGGCCGACGAGATCATCGTCGTTGACAGCGAAAGTCGCGACCGCACCACAGAGATCGCCCGCCAATTCACCGACCGCGTCGTCGTCCGCCCGTGGCCCGGCTATTCGGCACAGAAGAATTTTGCTGCCGCCGAGGCCAGCCACGATTGGATATTCAGCCTCGACGCCGACGAAGTGGTTAGCGAATCGTTGCGGCGCGAGATCGAATCGCTGAAGCGAGCGCCGGCGCCCGCGGCCGCCGGCTTCGAGATGCCGCGCCTGACGTTTTACCTGGGCCGCTGGATTCGTCATTCGGGCTGGTATCCCGACCACAAGCTGCGACTGTATGACCGCCGCCGCGCCCGCTGGGTCGGCGATTACGTTCACGAAGGCGTCGCGGTTGACGGCGCGGTCGCCAGACTGGCAGGCGACCTGCTACACTTTACGGTCAACGATGCCTCTGAACATCATCTGCGGATTGACCGCTACACGACACTTGCCGCCGATGCCGACTACGCGAAAGGCAAGCGCGGCGCGCTCGCCTCAATCATCTTCTCGCCGCCGCTGACCTTCATTCGCTCTTACGTCTTCAAGCTCGGTTTTCTTGATGGCTTGCAAGGCTATGCCATCGCCCGCTTCGCGGCGCACTACGCCTTTTTGAAGAACCTGAAGCTATGGGAGTTGAGCAAGGGTAAGGGCAAGCCAGCAGATCAATGA
- a CDS encoding peptidylprolyl isomerase, whose translation MANRKAIIETNKGTITAELYEDQAPITAGNFIDLIQRGFYDGLSFHRYEPNFVIQGGDPEGSGRGGFIDPQTGRERRIKLEVSRELPHGEAGALAMARTNIPDSASSQFYITLGPAAFLDNQYAVFGRVTEGLDVVKQLRAGDRMTRVTLSE comes from the coding sequence ATGGCAAATCGCAAAGCAATCATCGAGACCAACAAGGGCACGATCACCGCCGAGTTATATGAAGACCAAGCGCCGATCACTGCCGGCAACTTCATCGATCTGATTCAGCGCGGCTTTTATGACGGCCTGAGCTTTCACCGCTACGAGCCGAACTTTGTCATACAGGGCGGCGACCCGGAAGGCAGCGGTCGGGGCGGTTTCATCGATCCGCAGACGGGCCGCGAGCGACGCATCAAGCTCGAAGTCTCGCGCGAATTGCCGCACGGCGAGGCGGGGGCGCTAGCGATGGCGCGAACCAATATCCCGGATAGCGCCTCCAGCCAGTTTTACATTACGCTTGGGCCGGCGGCGTTTCTCGATAATCAGTATGCCGTCTTCGGTCGCGTCACCGAGGGCCTCGACGTGGTTAAGCAACTGCGCGCCGGTGACCGCATGACGCGCGTGACCCTCAGCGAATAA